The genomic stretch gggtttgcaccctaacaatcctcccctcaaaccaaggaccatcatctttgACTCGGGCCTTAATCTCTACGGAGAATTTTCCACACCTACAGCCCCAACTTCTAGACACccgaaacatcacaagtcttgataatctccccttagccgacacaccatgctaccacgAGCCATGTCTTGCACCACATGTCACCGCCTGGTCAAGTAGTGAGTGCCCCCCACATGCTCCTGAGCCTGCATGTCCATATGCCCTTCTTGGGAAtttgctacacatgcatatcgaaaatcctctgcatccaatataccctggactggATCCGCCACTTCAGAAGTCCTATAACACTAATGGTCTCTGGCATCCAACCTGGAAAGGACCCACCAAACCTGTGGCACCCAACCTGATAAGGGTGCACCTAATCAACAGTTCTAGTACACCAAATGCTCTTTGTTCCCACAAGACCTATGACGCCTTTAATCCATTTAACCCTAGACCGGGTGCTCAAAGACTCACCCTGAACTTGGAGTTCCATGCCTTATTgtgtacaacttcaagtcttAGACCTGCTGATACATCCTCGTGTGTAGCCCAAGTCGAACCTTAGGCTCTGATatcacttgttgtgcggaagcgtgaaataTCTCGTGTTGCACCTCTGCTGCGCCAGTGTCCACtgaccataatagtacgatattgtccgctttgggccaagcccccACCGATTtgggacatgggtttgcaccATAACACTAAGGAACTTCAAATAAGCCGGCAAACAGGTGGTGTCGTATCGAGTTCATGTCCGTGTCCTTGTCAATTTTAATTggtcattatatatatatatatatatatatatatatatatatatatatatatatatatatatatatatatatatatatatatatatatatatcttctcAACCCGAGCCCAACCCAATTACATAAAGAGGTTAATTGTCTCAACCGTAAATcgacccatttatattttcaacaACCCAACTCAATTGGATTGCTGGAAGATGACGGATACTAGCATGGCTAAAATTAGAGTACCCCTTAAAATTCCAGTTCGATGAGTTCACAATTCTCAAGCCAATTAATAAACTATTCGCATCTTTGAGCCATATTACTGTTGCCAACGTGACGTTCATTGAGCAACCTAGTGTCGTTAAAATCACCGAGAAATACTTGTGTCTTCCTTACACTCAAAGGAGGAGCATCAACCCTCTTATTTTCATTTTGTTCCTCCTCCTTTGAGTGTAAAGAGGACGTCCTTCCGGAGGACACGAGCATTTTCCAAAATCACCGGCTACTGTCAGCCGTGGAAGCACATGGAAAAAAAATATGGCAGCTGGAAAAAAAATGTTTTTTGTGGTACATAGTAAAAAAAagaagggatattctacatggtacccatcgattttttgactttctacatggtacccctaccttttttaaaacatacatggtacccctaattgttgtcattatgaATAAGTGTACCCCTAACCtttattgagcctaatagagtcaaTATGTCATGGGTTAATAAATGACAAATTTGGTTACACGTCCAAGTCATTACTTaatgcctaaaactgagtttaattgacggaaaataaagtttaggggtgcaCTTAGTGATCATAACAACAATTAGgagtaccatgtatgttttaaaaagtataGGGATACAACGTAGAAAGTCGAAAAGTTGAAGGGTaccatgtaaaaaaaaaaaaaaaaaaaaaaaaaaaaaaaaaggttcaaatGACCATAATCATCTAAAATCCTCCATGGCGTTTTTTAATGGCAGATAGGTGTACGTGGCGTTTCTTttacattattaaattaaatatGAAGACAACTGGGAACAAAAGAAGGTAATGCAGCAGCACCATCATCATTGTTGATTCCTCATGTCCTAGTGATGTATGTTGTGCAATTGTAACTGTAAGTTTCATAGTTGACTATATCGCCATTCTTTTGAGCTGGTCTTATGCGTATGTTTATTTATTTCCACTTCATTTTTAAATAATTACAGTTAAATTATTCATGCATCCTCGCTATTTTTGGATTCCCTAGACTAGATAACTCACATTCCAGATGGAAAAAAACAGGGGCCATCTTCCTTAACTAGATTAGATATCATAAGACGATCTTATACAATAATTATGATTACAAGTTGTTTTAATACTGTACTTTTATATTGTACAACGATGTTACTAGAGATTACGGAACAACCGTAATATTGAAGTAAAACCTACTTTTAGGATTTGTCTTTCTTCCTTATGTTGCAAAACCATGGTAAAAAATCATTTTATTCATCGGACAGTTATTGTTTATTAGATTAGATTTTTTAAACCGTTAAGGTCCAGCCTAGGCCAGAATCTCTTCTCAACAAAACTGTGTAAAAACAGGGTTTTTATATTGTTTTCTTGTTATAATTTGTCCTATTTGTCATTAACAAACTTGTTGGATTTTCTGGTCTGGGTTTAACCATTACTTTAATCATTTAATTAAGGATTATCCGCCTTCCTTTTGAATTATTCATATTCttttaatatttaattatttttttgtgCATGAACCCAACATTACAAAGTACAGTTCTTGATCAAAAATCCCTGAATTTCCCAGCTTTTTATGATTTGACAaagtttttttttgggttttaaaTTTGTAATCATTTATTTCAGTTTGAAATCTTCTCTTTTCCTTGATAACAGTTCTGGGTTGTAGTTGAAATGTTTTTCATAATCCTTTTTTAACCATCTTAATAATTTACATTGTGTTTGACTTTAATGTTGTTAACATTTTAGCAATTAAGATCAATTTGGTTCATTCAGATTCTGGGTTTTTTTCAGATTTAGGAATAAGCAATTCATTTTAGCTGGTGTTTTTGGGTTATTAGTTCTACAATGGCCTTGTAGTAGCTTACGCGTCTCATTTATTGCTATCATTAGACGAGCTGCATAAAACCTGTTTGTAGAAGAAAGGTGGCGTAGTTAGAAGGTGACAGTTATTAATCATTATGGGATGCATATGCTCAACAGCCTCTAAGACATCAGCAGCAAATGAATATGTCGATCAAAGTCAAAGTAATAAAGATTTGAATAACTCTTCTGTGCAATTGACTGCTCCATCAAAGAGAGAAGATGGATTTGGTGATGGGTCATTTAGGGGGAGTAGGAACCCGTCGAGGGTCCATTCAGGAACCACTACCCATTCGGATTCATTAAACGGGTCTAGCCGGGGTCCTAGCCGGGTGTCATCAAAGACGCTGTCGCAGGTTCATCATTCGGGTTCTTTAGCAGCAAATGGCCATTCAGGTTCTTTGGCAGCAAATGGCCATTCTGGTTCTTTGGCCGCAAATGGCCATTCGGTTTCTCTTACTAAAAAGACGGATGACCATCAAAGGCTAAATAGTAAGACCATCATTGTGGAAAGACCATTATCAAATGGGTCTCACCATAGGCGTGCCACCCTGGATTTAGGGGCTAATGGAGGTCAAAAGCCAATGAGTAGGGTCAATAGCATATCACGTCCTGTTCAAGGTGCTGCAGGGTGGCCAACTTGGTTGAGTTCTGTGGCTGGTGAAGCAATCCAAGGGTGGATGCCTAGAAGAACTGATTCCTTTGAGAAGTTGGAGAAAGTCAGTTGCTTTTTCCACATTTCTCTTTGgggttttgagtttttttttgtttctgttcATATTTTATGATTGTTTTGACTTCTTTATGCAACTGCATTTGACAATATAACAATGACAATACATCACCTGTGTCGTAACGGTCTGCCTGTGCTCTGATAAGGGTGTCTGCAGGATGAAATCACAGCCCGTCTGTGTTTTCttaaaaacaatatgaaaattgTGTTATATCACTCTGCCATTTCATTATACAAGAAGCATTATGGTTTTTTCTGAGCCATTGATTTATTCTGTCATATAACAAATCCAAAGGATAGTGACTGTTAAACCCACTGGAATTGGAAAAAGCTGCATTTGATGATCTTTAGAGTAATTGTCACACTCTCTGACTTGCAAATGTTATTTGTTCATCTCTTACATTGCTCTTGTTTGATTTGATAATCATAATCCCATAACATAGAAAAGACAGTGAGCTACTGAATGCTAGTGTATTGCTTATGTTTTTGAGCTGAGTATTTCAGCATTGTATTTATTTCCAATTACTTTCAACAGTGAACACTCTTCTCTGGTACATCTTTTGCTGTGTTTTTTGAGAGTATTGATCTTTCCCACCTATGTGCAGATTGGCCAGGGAACTTACAGCACTGTCTACAAGGCACGCGATCGTGAAACCGGGAAAATTGTCGCTATGAAGAAAGTACGATTTGTAAACATGGATCCAGAAAGTGTTCGCTTCATGGCCAGGGAAATACTTATTCTACGTAAGCTGGACCATCCAAATGTCATGAAGCTTGAGGGTCTAGTCACATCGAGGATGTCAGGAAGCTTGTACCTTGTTTTTGAGTACATGGAACATGATCTAGCTGGTCTTTTAGCAACGCCTGGCCATAAATTTACAGAAGCACAGGTAGTGTATCTCTAAAGTATAACATCTACCTTAACTAACAACATCTATTCATGATTTTGTGACCTGGGTTCAGAAGTTAGAACCCGTCGATACATAAATGGCCCTTGTGCCTCTCTTCACatcaaaaatgaaaaaatgaaaaaatattaCTAAGTTCAATGAAGATTTAACTGCTCATATTATGACATTTTTTTGTATGTTTATGGTAATCTTGCAGATAAAATGCTACATGAAGCAGCTACTCTCTGGGCTAGAACATTGCCACAGCCGTGGAGTTCTTCACCGAGACATTAAAGGCTCCAACCTTCTAATCAACAATGACGGGGTGCTGAAAATTGGAGATTTTGGCCTGGCAACTTTCTTCAAGCCTGATCAAAAGCAACCGTTGACTAGTCGCGTTGTGACTTTATGGTATAGGGCCCCGGAGCTTTTGCTAGGCTCAACTAACTATGGTGTTGCTGTAGATATGTGGAGTGTGGGTTGCATAGTTGCTGAACTATTTGCTGGGAAGCCGATCATGCCTGGAAGAACTGAGGTAATTTGTGAT from Silene latifolia isolate original U9 population chromosome 2, ASM4854445v1, whole genome shotgun sequence encodes the following:
- the LOC141643264 gene encoding putative serine/threonine-protein kinase At1g54610 isoform X1, with the protein product MGCICSTASKTSAANEYVDQSQSNKDLNNSSVQLTAPSKREDGFGDGSFRGSRNPSRVHSGTTTHSDSLNGSSRGPSRVSSKTLSQVHHSGSLAANGHSGSLAANGHSGSLAANGHSVSLTKKTDDHQRLNSKTIIVERPLSNGSHHRRATLDLGANGGQKPMSRVNSISRPVQGAAGWPTWLSSVAGEAIQGWMPRRTDSFEKLEKIGQGTYSTVYKARDRETGKIVAMKKVRFVNMDPESVRFMAREILILRKLDHPNVMKLEGLVTSRMSGSLYLVFEYMEHDLAGLLATPGHKFTEAQIKCYMKQLLSGLEHCHSRGVLHRDIKGSNLLINNDGVLKIGDFGLATFFKPDQKQPLTSRVVTLWYRAPELLLGSTNYGVAVDMWSVGCIVAELFAGKPIMPGRTEVEQMHKIFKLCGSPSEPYWKKTKFPHAISFKPQQPYKRRFTETFKDFPPSALALVDALLSIEPEKRGSAFSALRSEFFTTHPLPCDPSSLPKYAPSKEFDVKLRDEEAKRHKAEAVKGRGPESVRRAPRDSNPTPVSEDGDDVSLEGKKGPKNHNVHGNAMTAFTVETHRRNSANDVSHSSSMVHPVAVGSWNKTSRDDDVLPATGRTQSASRNGSDSRSQKYGLTNGGADLSSRQDDWNIGKDNGHMPRKNRINFSGPLVPPGGNLEDMLKEHERQIQQAVRKSRMEKARSKNDEEHGQNRLLNSNGRNGW
- the LOC141643264 gene encoding putative serine/threonine-protein kinase At1g54610 isoform X2, whose translation is MLCNCNSSKTSAANEYVDQSQSNKDLNNSSVQLTAPSKREDGFGDGSFRGSRNPSRVHSGTTTHSDSLNGSSRGPSRVSSKTLSQVHHSGSLAANGHSGSLAANGHSGSLAANGHSVSLTKKTDDHQRLNSKTIIVERPLSNGSHHRRATLDLGANGGQKPMSRVNSISRPVQGAAGWPTWLSSVAGEAIQGWMPRRTDSFEKLEKIGQGTYSTVYKARDRETGKIVAMKKVRFVNMDPESVRFMAREILILRKLDHPNVMKLEGLVTSRMSGSLYLVFEYMEHDLAGLLATPGHKFTEAQIKCYMKQLLSGLEHCHSRGVLHRDIKGSNLLINNDGVLKIGDFGLATFFKPDQKQPLTSRVVTLWYRAPELLLGSTNYGVAVDMWSVGCIVAELFAGKPIMPGRTEVEQMHKIFKLCGSPSEPYWKKTKFPHAISFKPQQPYKRRFTETFKDFPPSALALVDALLSIEPEKRGSAFSALRSEFFTTHPLPCDPSSLPKYAPSKEFDVKLRDEEAKRHKAEAVKGRGPESVRRAPRDSNPTPVSEDGDDVSLEGKKGPKNHNVHGNAMTAFTVETHRRNSANDVSHSSSMVHPVAVGSWNKTSRDDDVLPATGRTQSASRNGSDSRSQKYGLTNGGADLSSRQDDWNIGKDNGHMPRKNRINFSGPLVPPGGNLEDMLKEHERQIQQAVRKSRMEKARSKNDEEHGQNRLLNSNGRNGW